From a region of the Sulfuriferula plumbiphila genome:
- a CDS encoding efflux RND transporter periplasmic adaptor subunit: protein MRRGIFLLGWLLAASPAWAADAASVAVQTVALKQQMMTETISGYGVVSPDTRSLQNINLPRAGQVVSLLVNAGQVVKKGTPLLEFGTGPDAALSYRQASVAVRFAASEVTRIEQLVGQQLATQSQLAAAQKTWANAQAALQAQQKMGNGRSQERVAAPFDGVVVSISAAQGDRLAAGAPVLQLARAGGQRVVLGVEPEDVMRVRPGMAVSVASVFNEARRVMGRVAQVFGMINPQTQFVDVLVEVPNGGLIAGTRVRAKIQLGQQPAWVVPRSAVLRDAQGAYLFQVQAGKAHRVKVHTGLEQGGMVAVSGAFNPGQPVVSLGNYELQDGMAVRGSGR, encoded by the coding sequence ATGCGCCGTGGAATTTTTTTGTTGGGCTGGCTGCTTGCAGCCAGCCCGGCGTGGGCAGCCGATGCCGCCAGCGTGGCGGTGCAAACCGTGGCGCTGAAACAGCAGATGATGACCGAGACGATATCCGGCTACGGAGTGGTGTCGCCGGATACGCGCAGCCTGCAAAACATCAATCTGCCGCGCGCCGGACAGGTGGTCAGCCTGCTGGTGAATGCCGGGCAAGTGGTGAAAAAAGGCACACCGCTGCTGGAATTTGGTACCGGCCCGGATGCTGCGTTGAGCTACCGGCAGGCCAGTGTGGCGGTGCGCTTTGCCGCGAGCGAAGTGACGCGTATCGAGCAACTGGTGGGCCAGCAATTGGCCACGCAATCGCAACTTGCAGCGGCGCAAAAGACCTGGGCAAATGCCCAGGCTGCGTTGCAGGCACAGCAAAAAATGGGCAACGGGCGCAGTCAGGAACGCGTAGCTGCGCCGTTTGACGGCGTGGTGGTGAGCATTTCGGCCGCGCAGGGCGACCGCCTGGCTGCCGGCGCGCCGGTGCTGCAGCTGGCGCGTGCCGGCGGTCAGCGCGTGGTGCTGGGGGTGGAGCCGGAAGACGTGATGCGGGTGCGTCCGGGCATGGCAGTGAGTGTGGCGTCGGTGTTTAATGAGGCGCGCAGGGTAATGGGACGGGTGGCACAGGTGTTTGGCATGATCAATCCGCAAACCCAGTTCGTGGACGTGCTGGTGGAAGTGCCCAATGGCGGGTTGATTGCCGGCACGCGCGTGCGCGCCAAAATCCAGCTCGGCCAGCAGCCTGCCTGGGTGGTGCCGCGCTCCGCGGTGCTGCGCGATGCGCAGGGGGCTTATCTGTTTCAGGTGCAAGCAGGCAAGGCACACCGCGTTAAGGTGCACACCGGGCTGGAGCAGGGCGGAATGGTGGCAGTGAGCGGCGCTTTTAATCCCGGCCAGCCGGTGGTCAGTCTGGGCAATTATGAATTGCAGGACGGCATGGCGGTACGCGGGAGCGGGCGATGA